From the genome of Ectobacillus sp. JY-23, one region includes:
- a CDS encoding cell wall metabolism sensor histidine kinase WalK, translated as MKIDKVQKLILAQFLLTICLVIMDVYHVPAGIWKWGIFAGVFSIIVVLFLERSQYKKRLQELNVVLKRAMNGHPTRVLTNRDVLWNEVIFSINELIESYERVYAQSVQEQVARKQLFASMSHDIRTPLTSIIGYIDAIKDGVVASTEERQSYLEIVSKKSISLKKLIDEMFEIAKIDANEMSFQMEPLDLAELTREVLITFVPQINELQIVPHIDVPEQPCIIEGDYMSLLRMIENVVKNAVQYGYTGGVLGVTLREHKDAYELLIWDKGPGIQEEDLQRVFHRMYRGDAARTQANSGSGLGLSIAKALAQKHGGSIWVESIPWECTTFGIIIPKYDLKDF; from the coding sequence ATGAAGATAGATAAGGTGCAAAAGCTGATTCTAGCACAATTTCTTTTGACTATATGCTTGGTAATTATGGATGTATATCATGTTCCCGCTGGTATATGGAAATGGGGTATATTTGCAGGTGTTTTTTCTATTATAGTAGTTTTGTTTCTCGAGCGAAGTCAGTATAAGAAAAGGTTGCAGGAATTAAATGTGGTGCTTAAGCGAGCGATGAACGGACACCCGACAAGAGTGCTGACCAATCGGGATGTACTATGGAACGAGGTGATTTTCTCTATCAACGAATTGATTGAAAGCTATGAGCGTGTCTATGCGCAATCTGTACAGGAACAGGTGGCAAGAAAGCAGCTTTTCGCTAGTATGTCACATGATATTCGTACGCCTCTTACTTCCATTATTGGATATATTGATGCGATAAAGGATGGTGTAGTGGCGTCAACAGAAGAACGACAATCTTACCTAGAAATCGTCTCTAAGAAGTCTATATCTTTAAAAAAATTAATTGATGAGATGTTTGAGATTGCAAAAATCGATGCTAACGAAATGTCTTTTCAGATGGAGCCGCTGGACTTAGCGGAGTTAACGAGAGAAGTGCTTATTACGTTTGTACCGCAAATCAATGAATTGCAAATAGTCCCTCATATTGATGTACCAGAACAACCATGTATCATAGAAGGGGATTATATGAGCTTGTTAAGAATGATAGAAAATGTCGTGAAAAATGCTGTGCAGTATGGATATACAGGCGGTGTGCTTGGTGTGACATTACGAGAACACAAAGATGCGTATGAGCTGCTAATTTGGGACAAGGGGCCTGGTATACAGGAAGAGGATCTACAGCGCGTATTTCATCGCATGTACCGGGGTGATGCCGCTAGAACGCAAGCTAACAGCGGAAGTGGTCTAGGTCTTTCCATTGCGAAGGCACTTGCCCAAAAACATGGTGGCAGCATATGGGTAGAAAGTATACCTTGGGAGTGTACGACATTTGGTATTATCATCCCTAAATATGATTTAAAAGATTTTTAA
- a CDS encoding ABC transporter ATP-binding protein: MATILKTESLTKAYGEQRSVDNLSITVKQGDIYGFLGRNGAGKTTTIRMLLGLIQPTAGSIEIFGEELQCNKKSILKRIGSIVEVPGFYENLTARENLQIHARIAGVHKKTAMDEVLELVSLQHETKKLVGAYSLGMKQRLGIARALLHYPELLILDEPTNGLDPIGIKEMRRLIKGLVEERKITVFISSHILSEIEQVANHIGIIHKGKLLQEIDFKQLAKLNRKYVEFTVSHEAKAAVLLETELSTYDYEIRGEGNIRIYSRLGQQAQINTLFVQNGIEVSKINMSADRLEDYFTKLVGGGEIG, encoded by the coding sequence GTGGCAACGATTTTAAAAACAGAGAGCCTAACCAAAGCGTATGGTGAGCAGCGCTCAGTTGACAATCTAAGCATAACGGTGAAACAGGGAGATATTTATGGCTTTTTGGGCAGGAATGGAGCAGGAAAAACAACGACTATCCGCATGCTGCTTGGTTTAATTCAACCGACTGCTGGAAGTATTGAAATATTTGGTGAGGAGCTGCAATGCAATAAAAAAAGTATTTTAAAAAGAATTGGCTCTATCGTTGAGGTGCCGGGCTTTTACGAAAATTTGACTGCAAGAGAGAACTTGCAGATTCATGCGAGAATTGCGGGCGTGCATAAAAAGACTGCGATGGATGAAGTGCTGGAGTTAGTTAGTTTGCAGCATGAAACGAAAAAGCTTGTGGGTGCATACTCGTTGGGAATGAAGCAAAGACTTGGCATCGCAAGAGCGTTATTGCATTATCCGGAATTGTTGATTTTAGATGAACCGACAAATGGATTAGATCCTATTGGTATTAAAGAAATGAGAAGGTTAATTAAAGGCTTGGTAGAGGAAAGAAAGATCACAGTTTTTATATCCAGTCATATCTTGTCTGAAATCGAACAAGTAGCTAATCATATTGGCATTATTCATAAGGGAAAGCTCTTACAGGAAATTGACTTTAAGCAGCTAGCTAAATTGAATCGTAAGTACGTAGAGTTTACGGTTTCTCACGAAGCAAAAGCGGCCGTTCTTTTAGAAACAGAGCTTTCTACGTATGATTACGAGATAAGAGGGGAGGGGAATATTCGCATATATTCTCGCCTGGGGCAGCAGGCCCAAATTAATACTTTATTTGTTCAAAATGGCATTGAAGTATCCAAAATAAATATGAGTGCCGATCGATTAGAGGATTACTTCACAAAGCTAGTGGGAGGCGGGGAGATTGGGTGA
- a CDS encoding ABC transporter permease, with amino-acid sequence MGDLVYTELLKLKRSSMFLISMLGAMVAPFMIVVAAHVQTSGPRADFRELFYQTNLYTVLVLGVALYGVVAAYLFHREYVEDTLKHILTIPVSRGNFIISKFAVLLLWIMILTGIAWLLTLLLGILFRFDGLSWNLLVFSFKQFYVGGLFLFILSPPVVFVTLVMKNYVPPIILAIVITMMNVMAGNSEHRGLFPWSAAGDIANHTLLDTYPAAYSYSAIAAVAILGFGAVMLYFQKTDIQ; translated from the coding sequence TTGGGTGACTTAGTGTATACAGAGTTATTGAAGCTCAAACGTTCTTCTATGTTTTTGATTAGCATGCTTGGCGCCATGGTTGCACCGTTTATGATTGTAGTGGCTGCTCATGTGCAAACATCAGGGCCGAGAGCCGATTTTCGAGAGCTTTTTTATCAGACGAATTTATATACGGTGCTTGTGCTTGGAGTAGCTCTATATGGCGTTGTTGCCGCATATTTATTTCATCGCGAGTATGTGGAGGATACGCTCAAGCATATCTTGACTATTCCAGTATCAAGAGGAAATTTCATTATTAGTAAATTTGCTGTGCTGCTTCTTTGGATTATGATCCTTACAGGAATTGCCTGGCTACTTACCTTGTTATTAGGTATTCTTTTTCGGTTTGATGGTTTGAGCTGGAACTTGCTTGTTTTTTCTTTCAAGCAGTTTTATGTAGGTGGCTTATTTTTATTCATTCTGTCACCACCGGTAGTTTTTGTGACTTTAGTGATGAAGAATTATGTTCCGCCAATTATTTTAGCGATTGTAATTACAATGATGAATGTAATGGCAGGAAACTCTGAACATAGAGGGTTATTTCCTTGGTCAGCAGCGGGAGACATTGCAAATCATACATTACTTGATACGTATCCAGCAGCATATTCCTATAGTGCGATTGCGGCTGTAGCAATCCTTGGTTTTGGTGCTGTTATGTTATATTTTCAAAAAACAGATATTCAGTAA
- a CDS encoding response regulator transcription factor, which yields MGEIRILVAEDDKEICDLVRRYLEREMYQVDTVTNGEEALRLFQEHTYNLVMLDVMMPKLDGMEVCRQIRAHSNVPIMMLTAKDHETDKVLGLGVGADDYITKPFSINEVIARVKALMRRFLVLGGEGRLADESLQCGEITIDLKTYQVTVRKESVSLTAKEFELLKFFMSQPERVFTKVQLFRQVWGSGYIEDDNTVMVHIRKLRKKIELDPSHPQYIQTVWGIGYKFTGGNNEDR from the coding sequence ATGGGAGAGATTCGCATTTTAGTAGCGGAAGACGATAAGGAGATTTGTGACTTAGTGCGCCGGTATTTGGAGCGAGAAATGTACCAAGTTGATACGGTAACAAATGGAGAGGAGGCTCTTCGTTTATTTCAGGAACATACATATAATTTAGTGATGCTAGATGTTATGATGCCGAAATTAGATGGTATGGAAGTATGTCGACAAATTCGTGCCCATTCTAATGTGCCGATTATGATGCTGACAGCTAAGGACCATGAAACGGATAAAGTACTCGGTCTTGGTGTTGGAGCGGATGATTATATTACCAAGCCATTTAGTATTAACGAAGTAATCGCCAGAGTCAAAGCATTAATGAGACGGTTTTTAGTGCTAGGAGGCGAAGGACGTTTGGCAGACGAAAGCTTACAGTGCGGGGAGATTACAATTGATTTGAAAACATATCAGGTTACCGTTCGGAAAGAATCGGTATCATTAACAGCGAAAGAGTTTGAATTACTTAAGTTTTTTATGTCTCAGCCAGAGCGTGTATTTACGAAAGTACAGTTGTTTCGCCAAGTATGGGGGAGTGGCTACATAGAAGATGACAATACGGTAATGGTACATATTCGCAAGCTGCGCAAGAAAATTGAACTAGATCCTTCGCATCCTCAGTACATTCAAACAGTATGGGGAATTGGATATAAGTTTACAGGTGGAAACAATGAAGATAGATAA
- the bacA gene encoding undecaprenyl-diphosphate phosphatase produces the protein MTDLWIAFVMGIVEGLAEFLPISSTGHLILVGHLLGFEGERAKTFEIVIQLGAILAITVLYRNRLVSLFNIKPILQREKKFNALHILMGILPFGTVGVLFHDAIKTYLFRPETVVIGLLAGAALMLVAEKKKPIPTTHSLDEMTYRQALLIGCFQCFAAWPGFSRAGSTISGGLLSKVSYKATAEFSFLVALPVMVGVTGLDLFKSREHLDAADIPMFLVGFGTSFVVALLAVVTFLKWLERLGLTPFAYYRIVLAVLFTVFVLL, from the coding sequence ATGACGGATTTATGGATTGCTTTTGTGATGGGGATTGTAGAGGGACTCGCGGAGTTTCTACCAATCTCGTCTACAGGTCATTTAATACTAGTAGGTCATCTGTTAGGATTTGAGGGAGAACGGGCAAAGACATTTGAGATTGTGATTCAGCTCGGCGCTATTTTAGCAATTACTGTGTTATACCGTAATCGCCTCGTGTCTCTTTTCAATATAAAGCCAATTTTACAGCGTGAAAAAAAGTTTAATGCTCTGCATATTTTAATGGGTATTTTACCGTTTGGCACAGTGGGTGTTCTATTTCATGACGCCATTAAAACCTATTTGTTTAGGCCGGAGACTGTGGTGATTGGTCTTTTGGCGGGAGCGGCATTGATGCTAGTTGCAGAAAAGAAAAAGCCAATCCCGACAACGCACTCTTTAGATGAAATGACATATCGCCAAGCGCTACTGATTGGTTGCTTCCAGTGCTTTGCAGCATGGCCTGGGTTTTCGAGAGCGGGTTCTACCATTTCTGGCGGCTTGTTAAGTAAGGTAAGCTATAAAGCAACGGCAGAATTTTCATTCTTAGTCGCCCTGCCGGTAATGGTAGGTGTGACTGGTTTAGATTTGTTTAAGAGCCGAGAGCATTTGGATGCTGCTGATATTCCTATGTTCTTGGTTGGCTTTGGCACTTCGTTTGTTGTAGCACTTTTAGCGGTGGTTACTTTTTTAAAGTGGCTAGAAAGACTCGGTTTAACACCGTTTGCTTATTACCGTATTGTATTAGCCGTGTTATTTACGGTTTTTGTATTACTGTAA